The following proteins are encoded in a genomic region of Dyadobacter sp. UC 10:
- a CDS encoding DUF3891 family protein, which yields MIVTYTEEGWSIVLQRSHGLLAGQLCAHWKKDKQPARWVETLVATTEHDDVHNELESEDLLNEHGGPKNFKSDKFNAEDCNRLLARAVEKGRYVALLICRHISFLYASDPKAKAYCKRLKEMEKEWIRQAGATSGEISESYELLEFCDAMSLLICQGMQQPEHRRIEISNGPDGMRYTMWEAENQQLVVSPWPFEHDSITVNYETRQVQQLSFRDAAEFRKALGEAEVKLHALTIVKG from the coding sequence ATGATAGTCACGTATACTGAGGAAGGTTGGTCGATCGTACTGCAGCGCTCGCACGGACTGCTTGCCGGACAACTTTGTGCGCATTGGAAGAAAGACAAACAACCGGCCAGATGGGTAGAAACGCTGGTAGCCACAACCGAGCATGACGATGTGCACAACGAACTGGAATCGGAAGATTTGCTGAATGAGCATGGCGGCCCTAAAAATTTCAAATCTGATAAATTCAATGCAGAAGACTGCAACCGACTGCTCGCCCGCGCCGTCGAAAAGGGACGCTATGTTGCGCTGCTGATCTGCCGGCATATCAGCTTTCTGTATGCATCGGACCCGAAGGCAAAGGCTTACTGCAAGAGGTTAAAGGAAATGGAAAAGGAGTGGATCAGACAGGCGGGGGCTACATCGGGAGAGATTTCGGAAAGCTACGAATTGCTTGAATTTTGCGACGCCATGTCGTTACTGATTTGCCAGGGAATGCAGCAGCCCGAGCACCGCAGGATCGAAATCAGTAACGGTCCGGACGGGATGCGCTATACAATGTGGGAAGCAGAAAACCAGCAGCTGGTCGTATCGCCCTGGCCATTCGAGCACGATTCCATTACGGTTAACTACGAAACGAGACAAGTTCAACAGCTTTCCTTCCGCGACGCCGCCGAATTCCGGAAAGCGCTCGGGGAAGCAGAGGTGAAGCTGCATGCGCTGACGATTGTAAAAGGGTAG
- a CDS encoding glycosyltransferase family 4 protein: MKISFIGTFPPRECGIGTFTKNLFDSMLASPGTDVSNQGIVVAIDDNAQRYDYPKEVKLTIRQEEQADYLEAANFINISGADVCILEHEFGIFGGQNGIYILPLLYRLKIPLIVTLHTVLKNPSYNERAVLTEICKIAQSVVVMSQTAVDMLIAEYSVPEQKIAQIAHGVPDIQFDQLLAKKEFKLSSKHVLLTFGFIGRNKGIETVLKALPSVVSKYPNLVYIVLGKTHPNVIRHSGEEYRIYLMGLVKKLGIEKHVIFLNEFIDQSELFKYLSASDIYITPYTNEAQITSGTLSYAIGAGSAVISTPYWHAAELLSEGRGRLFGFNDAEALSEVFLDLLDHPQVMQDMRKKAYDYGREITWPKIGEKYTQLAARIVAEQPDELVGKEMILDLLALPPFLLDHVQRLTDDTGIIQHAKYGIPNLKEGYCLDDNARALLMVLMTYKRNKHPLALKLSPTYLSYINYMQNPDGSFRNFLSFNRNFLDEVGSEDSFGRAIWSLGYLLGNAPNDAYYQTAREIFSDASPNFTKLKSIRSIANTIVGVCHYLKSNPSDEGMKEVLKQLTNRLVGDYELNRTDDWHWFESLLAYDNAFLPLALLHAAEFLNDENVERIGFESMKFLSDITLRDGYLSIVGNEKWYKKDGENSMFAQQPLDALAMVLMFHQAFQLTKDQAYIRQLYTCFMWFLGENDLRISLYDFETKGCCDGLESYGVNRNQGAESTLAYLISHLSVLEAFEEVSNLEASLV; encoded by the coding sequence ATGAAGATTTCGTTTATAGGGACATTCCCGCCAAGGGAATGCGGAATTGGGACTTTTACAAAAAACCTGTTCGATTCGATGCTTGCCTCGCCAGGCACAGATGTTTCGAACCAGGGTATTGTGGTAGCGATCGATGATAACGCCCAACGCTATGATTACCCAAAGGAAGTGAAACTGACGATCCGGCAGGAAGAACAGGCCGATTATCTGGAAGCAGCCAATTTTATCAATATCAGTGGCGCCGACGTGTGTATCCTCGAACACGAGTTCGGGATTTTTGGCGGGCAAAATGGCATTTACATTTTGCCTTTGCTGTACAGGCTCAAAATCCCTTTGATTGTTACACTGCATACTGTCCTCAAAAACCCTTCCTACAATGAGCGCGCTGTATTGACAGAGATTTGCAAGATCGCGCAGTCTGTTGTGGTCATGAGCCAGACAGCTGTCGATATGCTTATCGCCGAATACAGTGTGCCCGAACAAAAGATCGCACAAATCGCCCACGGTGTTCCGGATATTCAGTTCGATCAGCTTCTGGCGAAAAAAGAATTCAAGCTTTCTTCCAAACACGTACTGCTCACATTTGGCTTTATCGGCAGAAATAAAGGCATAGAAACCGTTTTGAAAGCGCTTCCTTCCGTTGTTTCAAAATATCCGAACCTGGTGTACATCGTGCTGGGCAAGACGCACCCGAACGTGATCCGGCATTCGGGCGAGGAATACCGGATCTATTTAATGGGGCTGGTAAAAAAGCTGGGCATCGAAAAACATGTCATTTTTTTGAATGAATTTATAGATCAGTCCGAGCTCTTCAAATATTTGTCGGCTTCGGATATCTATATTACCCCCTACACAAATGAGGCGCAGATCACCAGCGGGACACTATCTTATGCGATTGGCGCGGGTTCGGCAGTCATATCGACACCTTACTGGCACGCCGCAGAACTGCTTTCAGAAGGCAGGGGCAGGCTCTTTGGCTTCAACGACGCAGAAGCATTGAGTGAAGTTTTCCTTGATTTGCTGGACCATCCGCAGGTCATGCAGGATATGCGCAAGAAAGCCTATGATTACGGACGTGAAATTACCTGGCCCAAGATAGGTGAAAAATATACACAACTGGCCGCCAGGATCGTAGCTGAGCAGCCTGATGAGCTGGTCGGAAAGGAAATGATCCTGGACCTGCTGGCCCTGCCGCCATTTCTGCTCGACCATGTGCAGCGGCTCACCGACGATACCGGTATTATCCAGCATGCCAAATATGGTATTCCCAATTTAAAGGAAGGTTACTGCCTGGACGATAATGCGCGGGCGCTCCTGATGGTACTGATGACCTACAAACGGAACAAGCACCCGCTGGCCCTGAAACTTTCGCCAACTTACCTGAGCTACATTAACTATATGCAGAATCCGGACGGATCGTTCCGGAACTTCCTCAGTTTCAACAGGAACTTTCTTGACGAAGTGGGCTCCGAAGATTCTTTCGGAAGGGCGATCTGGTCGCTGGGATATTTGCTGGGCAATGCACCCAACGATGCCTATTACCAGACGGCCCGCGAAATCTTCTCCGACGCCTCGCCTAATTTCACAAAGCTCAAATCGATCAGAAGTATTGCCAATACGATCGTGGGAGTCTGCCATTACCTGAAAAGTAATCCTTCCGATGAGGGCATGAAAGAAGTATTAAAGCAATTGACGAACCGGCTTGTCGGAGACTATGAGCTCAACCGTACCGACGACTGGCATTGGTTTGAGTCGCTGCTGGCTTATGACAATGCTTTTCTGCCACTTGCACTGCTGCATGCGGCCGAGTTCCTGAATGATGAAAACGTAGAGCGGATTGGATTTGAAAGCATGAAATTTCTGTCGGATATCACTTTGCGAGATGGTTATCTTTCTATTGTAGGTAATGAAAAATGGTACAAAAAAGATGGAGAAAACTCGATGTTCGCTCAGCAGCCGCTGGACGCGCTCGCGATGGTACTGATGTTTCACCAGGCATTTCAGCTTACAAAAGACCAGGCTTATATCCGGCAGCTCTACACTTGTTTCATGTGGTTTTTGGGTGAAAACGATCTACGGATCAGTTTATATGATTTCGAAACAAAAGGCTGCTGCGACGGGCTGGAAAGTTATGGGGTCAACCGCAACCAGGGCGCGGAGAGTACGCTGGCATACCTGATTTCCCACCTCAGCGTGCTGGAAGCATTCGAGGAAGTATCCAATCTGGAAGCCAGCCTGGTATGA
- a CDS encoding glycosyltransferase family 4 protein, with amino-acid sequence MKVAILASVAWRTPPRKYGPWEQVAYDLTEGLHARGIEVTLFATSDSLTNAKLESACATPYAEDETVDAKVAECLHISHLMENAGQFDLIHNHFDFLPLTYSRLIQTPLLTTIHGFSSQKIKEVYRKYNGHTGYVSISDSDRDPELDYLATVYNGIDADAFPFVEEPGDYLLFFGRIHPDKGTREAIQIALNCGRKLMIAGLIQDNAYFENEVKPYIDDKQICYCGNVGPGEKQVLLGKAFALLHPVKFEEPFGLSVAESMFCGTPVIAFRRGSMPELLLDGKSGFLVSNVEEAVDAVAHIPRISRAFCRQWAASKFSREKMVEGYEAVYNKMLNR; translated from the coding sequence ATGAAAGTGGCCATACTGGCGTCGGTTGCCTGGCGCACACCACCCCGAAAATACGGCCCCTGGGAGCAGGTAGCGTACGACCTGACGGAGGGTTTGCATGCCCGTGGCATTGAAGTAACCCTTTTCGCAACCTCGGATTCGTTGACAAATGCGAAACTGGAGTCAGCCTGTGCAACTCCCTACGCGGAGGATGAAACGGTGGACGCCAAAGTAGCGGAATGCCTGCATATCAGCCATTTAATGGAAAATGCGGGACAGTTTGACCTGATACACAATCATTTCGACTTCCTGCCCCTCACCTATTCAAGGCTGATCCAAACGCCGCTATTGACAACCATTCACGGTTTTTCCTCGCAAAAGATCAAAGAAGTTTACCGAAAATATAACGGGCATACGGGCTACGTCTCCATCAGTGATTCCGATCGGGATCCGGAGCTGGATTACCTGGCTACGGTATACAATGGTATTGACGCAGATGCATTTCCTTTTGTAGAAGAACCCGGCGACTACCTGCTGTTTTTCGGGAGGATACACCCTGATAAGGGAACCCGGGAGGCCATTCAGATCGCTTTGAACTGCGGCCGGAAGCTTATGATTGCAGGATTGATACAGGACAATGCTTACTTTGAAAACGAGGTAAAACCGTACATCGACGACAAACAGATATGCTATTGCGGCAACGTCGGCCCCGGGGAGAAGCAGGTATTGCTGGGAAAAGCATTTGCCCTGCTGCATCCGGTGAAATTTGAAGAGCCTTTCGGATTGAGCGTGGCCGAATCGATGTTTTGCGGCACGCCCGTGATCGCATTCCGACGCGGCTCCATGCCCGAACTGCTGCTTGACGGGAAAAGCGGATTTCTGGTTAGCAACGTAGAGGAGGCCGTCGACGCAGTTGCACATATTCCCCGGATCAGCAGAGCCTTCTGCCGGCAATGGGCTGCCTCCAAATTCTCCAGAGAAAAGATGGTTGAAGGATACGAAGCTGTCTACAACAAGATGCTAAACCGCTGA
- a CDS encoding glycoside hydrolase family 130 protein yields MSIHIIRKDIVFQPDSSRVIARFLFSSEERARLLITRILALSGQEQHQELSNVFRKYAKRHRNILRIFEKHFQKLAHVLHEMEIEPHSLNTTQKMLIGSYFTMEYSIEAAAFFNPSIVADPDQSRLGFGEKRVILSFRATGEGHISSIVFRSAIIDQNSAIIVEPPGRMLDAPEHVRNHVYKKKTFLAKLGEMHNMENAAYPVIAGKLTETFTYEELKRYVDETRKEVEMDQPGQVLLREIMWLASSHYEMDFSLDTDISERVIFPIADTEKRGIEDARFVQFTSEKDEAIYYATYTAYDGMSILPKLLMTRDFYHFKVLPIHGEIAQNKGMALFPRKINGKYAMLCRIDGVNNYIAFSDNINIWRDAEMIQSPKYPWEFVQIGNCGSPLETEAGWLVLTHGVGPMREYVLGASLFELNNPRNEIGRLSQPLLMPNRKEREGYVPNVVYSCGALIHNGSLIIPYAMSDYASTYAVVDLAELLKELTNSRVSAV; encoded by the coding sequence ATGTCAATACACATCATACGGAAGGACATTGTCTTTCAGCCCGATTCGAGTCGGGTCATTGCCCGGTTTTTATTTAGCAGCGAAGAGCGCGCCCGCCTGCTGATCACCAGAATCCTGGCACTTTCCGGGCAGGAACAGCACCAGGAGCTTAGTAATGTGTTCCGGAAATATGCCAAACGCCACCGGAATATCCTGCGCATATTTGAAAAGCACTTCCAGAAACTGGCGCACGTGCTGCATGAAATGGAGATAGAGCCGCATTCGCTGAACACCACTCAGAAAATGTTGATCGGGTCCTATTTTACGATGGAATATTCGATTGAGGCAGCGGCATTTTTCAATCCTTCTATTGTCGCAGATCCTGATCAGTCCCGTCTTGGTTTTGGTGAAAAAAGGGTTATCCTCAGCTTCCGCGCGACTGGTGAGGGACATATTTCATCCATCGTATTCAGGTCGGCCATCATCGACCAGAACAGTGCGATTATTGTAGAACCTCCCGGACGAATGCTGGACGCACCGGAGCATGTCAGAAACCACGTTTATAAGAAAAAGACCTTTCTGGCCAAATTAGGTGAAATGCATAACATGGAAAATGCTGCGTATCCAGTCATTGCAGGGAAACTGACGGAGACATTTACCTACGAAGAACTGAAACGTTATGTGGATGAAACCCGTAAGGAAGTCGAAATGGACCAGCCTGGTCAGGTTTTGCTGCGCGAAATCATGTGGCTGGCCTCTTCTCACTATGAAATGGACTTTTCCCTGGATACGGATATTTCCGAGCGCGTGATCTTTCCGATAGCGGATACAGAAAAGCGCGGGATTGAGGATGCCAGATTCGTCCAATTCACATCAGAAAAAGATGAAGCGATCTACTACGCAACTTACACTGCGTATGACGGCATGTCGATCTTGCCTAAATTATTGATGACCAGGGATTTTTATCACTTTAAGGTGCTGCCGATCCACGGAGAAATAGCGCAAAATAAAGGAATGGCGCTTTTTCCCAGAAAGATCAATGGCAAATATGCGATGCTCTGCCGGATCGACGGGGTGAATAATTACATTGCTTTTTCCGATAATATCAACATATGGCGGGACGCTGAGATGATCCAGTCGCCCAAATATCCCTGGGAATTTGTCCAGATCGGAAATTGTGGCTCGCCGCTTGAAACAGAAGCGGGCTGGCTGGTGCTGACGCACGGGGTTGGCCCTATGCGGGAATATGTCCTGGGCGCGTCGCTTTTTGAACTCAACAACCCCCGGAATGAAATCGGCCGGCTCTCGCAGCCGCTGCTGATGCCAAACCGTAAGGAACGGGAAGGTTATGTACCCAACGTCGTGTACTCCTGCGGGGCACTTATTCACAACGGAAGCCTGATCATTCCTTACGCCATGTCCGATTATGCCTCCACCTATGCGGTAGTTGATCTGGCCGAGTTGCTGAAAGAGCTTACCAACAGCCGCGTTTCAGCGGTTTAG
- a CDS encoding TonB-dependent receptor, which translates to MKRTLLLPILLLPLLFASPLCFGQKALVSGKIMDAQKLSLPGATVKITPGNQYTISDVYGKFEFLNVNPGTYQLEATYMGYRNYAQSIVVEAGGKESFELILEEGGLDINEVLVLGDRLKGQAKALNQQRNNDNITNIISSDQVGRFPDSNIGDALKRVPGITMQNDQGEARNIIVRGLAPELNSVTLNGDRIPSAEGDNRRVQMDLIPSDMISTIEVNKTLTPDMDADAIGGSVNLVTRAAPNSQRISATLSSGFNPIRGKALYTGGFVYANRFAKNAIGMVLSGSYNNNNYGSDDVEAVWAKDDFGNVFINETDIRKYDVQRIRRSLSAAFDFKLGQNHTITANAMYNWRDDIENRYRLRIDDIEPLYNDSDQITGFEGRIARQTKGGIDNNKNKGGRLERQTVQNYSLRGDHLLSPKVDLDWSVSYSTASEDRPNERYIDFREGGNKLSYNGDSRSPLLSSAGLDDRTLGLNEITENHDFTEETELGAKVNLRFPLSIIADQKGRMRVGARLRLKTKDRNNVFYEYSPVNEDAIATLGDAATVNWPGDKFQAGSHLVPGLFASKTFLGNLNLTNTAEFEAEPVPGEFLGANYNAKENIVAGYVRFDQDFSEKLSMILGVRFENTSIDYTGNIIEDEEELAGARSVENNYLNVLPSVSFRYNATENFILRLAATTALARPNYYALAPYISIIPGDQEISAGNPDLKATYSWNFDLMAENYFESVGLISGGVFYKNLKNFIYTYRNQQYSEAAFAADFPSVTNPISDGQQWDFLQSRNGDNVNVFGFELAFQRQLDFLPGFLKNFGIYTNYTFTKSFAEGVYNEDGDARTDVSLPGTAPHMFNASLSWENKRFSARLSANYTAAYLDALGGEDFDDIYYDKQFFLDANAAYKVTKNLRLFAEANNLTNQPLRYYQSISARTTQAEYYRPRFNFGLKFDMTK; encoded by the coding sequence ATGAAAAGAACTTTACTACTACCGATCTTACTACTACCCCTCCTGTTTGCCTCCCCGCTTTGTTTCGGACAAAAGGCCCTGGTTTCAGGAAAGATCATGGATGCCCAAAAACTATCACTGCCCGGCGCGACCGTCAAAATCACTCCCGGCAACCAATACACAATTTCGGACGTGTACGGCAAGTTTGAATTTCTAAACGTAAATCCCGGCACCTATCAGCTGGAAGCGACTTATATGGGTTACCGCAATTATGCGCAAAGCATTGTGGTAGAAGCTGGCGGAAAAGAATCATTCGAGCTTATCCTGGAAGAAGGCGGTCTGGATATCAATGAGGTACTGGTGTTGGGCGACCGGCTCAAAGGCCAGGCGAAGGCGCTTAACCAGCAGCGAAACAACGACAATATTACCAATATCATTTCCTCCGATCAGGTAGGACGCTTCCCCGATTCCAACATCGGCGACGCATTGAAGCGGGTACCAGGCATTACCATGCAGAATGACCAGGGTGAAGCAAGAAATATCATTGTACGCGGCCTTGCCCCTGAGCTTAACTCAGTTACCTTGAACGGCGACCGGATACCTTCCGCCGAGGGCGACAACAGGCGGGTGCAAATGGACCTGATCCCTTCCGATATGATCTCGACTATTGAGGTCAATAAAACCCTTACGCCGGATATGGACGCGGACGCGATCGGCGGTTCCGTGAACTTGGTAACCCGCGCGGCACCGAACAGCCAGCGGATTTCGGCTACGCTCTCGTCGGGCTTCAACCCGATCCGCGGCAAGGCGCTTTATACGGGCGGTTTTGTTTACGCCAACCGGTTTGCCAAAAATGCGATCGGAATGGTACTGAGCGGTTCTTACAACAATAACAATTATGGTTCCGACGATGTAGAGGCTGTTTGGGCGAAGGACGATTTTGGCAATGTATTTATCAATGAGACGGATATCAGAAAATACGATGTGCAGCGTATCCGGAGAAGTCTTTCCGCTGCATTCGATTTCAAATTGGGCCAGAACCATACCATAACCGCCAATGCGATGTACAACTGGCGCGACGATATCGAGAACCGCTACCGCCTCCGAATCGATGACATTGAACCGCTTTACAACGATAGCGACCAGATTACAGGGTTCGAGGGCCGCATAGCCAGGCAGACCAAGGGAGGTATTGATAACAATAAAAACAAAGGCGGCCGCCTCGAAAGGCAAACGGTGCAGAATTATTCGCTGCGGGGCGACCATTTACTAAGCCCCAAAGTAGATCTGGACTGGTCCGTCAGCTATTCAACGGCAAGTGAAGACAGGCCGAACGAACGGTATATCGACTTCCGCGAAGGCGGTAACAAGTTGAGCTACAATGGTGATTCACGTTCCCCGCTCCTGTCATCCGCCGGGCTGGACGACAGAACACTGGGACTAAACGAGATTACGGAGAACCACGATTTTACCGAAGAAACCGAACTGGGTGCCAAGGTCAACCTGCGTTTCCCGCTTTCCATTATTGCGGACCAGAAAGGCAGAATGCGTGTAGGCGCACGATTGCGGTTAAAAACGAAGGACAGGAACAACGTTTTTTACGAATACTCCCCTGTCAATGAAGATGCAATTGCTACCCTGGGCGATGCAGCTACGGTCAACTGGCCGGGCGACAAATTTCAGGCTGGCTCGCACCTGGTACCGGGTTTGTTTGCTTCCAAAACCTTTCTGGGTAACCTCAACCTGACCAATACAGCCGAATTCGAAGCAGAGCCGGTTCCCGGTGAGTTCCTTGGGGCAAATTACAATGCGAAAGAAAATATCGTGGCAGGATATGTCCGCTTTGACCAGGATTTCAGTGAGAAACTGTCCATGATCCTGGGTGTCAGGTTTGAAAATACTTCCATTGACTATACCGGCAACATCATTGAAGATGAGGAAGAACTGGCAGGCGCGCGTTCGGTTGAAAACAATTATTTAAATGTACTGCCGAGCGTATCTTTCCGTTACAACGCGACCGAAAACTTCATCCTCAGGTTAGCAGCAACTACCGCGCTGGCCAGGCCAAATTATTACGCACTCGCTCCCTACATCAGCATTATTCCGGGTGATCAGGAAATTTCAGCCGGTAATCCCGACCTGAAAGCAACCTACTCATGGAATTTCGACCTGATGGCGGAAAATTACTTCGAATCCGTTGGACTGATCTCTGGTGGTGTTTTTTACAAAAACCTCAAAAATTTCATTTACACCTATCGCAACCAGCAATATTCGGAAGCTGCTTTTGCGGCCGACTTCCCCAGCGTAACCAATCCGATCTCAGACGGGCAGCAGTGGGATTTTCTGCAATCCAGAAACGGGGATAATGTGAATGTTTTCGGGTTTGAGCTAGCCTTCCAGCGCCAGCTCGATTTCCTTCCGGGCTTTTTGAAGAACTTTGGAATTTACACCAACTACACTTTCACCAAGTCCTTTGCGGAGGGTGTGTATAATGAAGACGGGGACGCCAGAACAGACGTTTCCCTGCCTGGTACTGCACCGCATATGTTCAATGCATCGCTGTCGTGGGAAAACAAACGCTTCTCGGCCAGACTATCCGCGAACTATACCGCTGCGTACCTGGATGCATTAGGCGGTGAAGATTTTGATGATATTTACTACGACAAACAGTTTTTCCTTGATGCCAATGCAGCTTATAAGGTGACCAAAAACCTGAGACTATTTGCAGAAGCCAACAACCTGACCAATCAACCTCTCCGCTACTACCAAAGTATCTCTGCCAGGACTACGCAGGCAGAGTATTACAGGCCGAGGTTTAATTTTGGTTTGAAATTTGACATGACCAAATAG